In Tubulanus polymorphus chromosome 2, tnTubPoly1.2, whole genome shotgun sequence, a single window of DNA contains:
- the LOC141898851 gene encoding insulin-like growth factor-binding protein-related protein 1 has translation MANGLRFLAFLAFAVCLAAAKDVTGKEQGVCGQCRPERCPKLIKCIAGITKDRCGCCDVCALKEGEVCDHPQAPNRHVKDLNCGENLECRLRDDLDETSKPQGLCLCKYSDILCGSDGQTYESVCQLSEKSLTSGKKIRVQHPGPCRTVPVIVTGPKNVRNTTGSDIYMSCEAKGFPIPTIEWTWTNANKETIYLPSDDLHVSVNSRGGPDRFEVTGWLQIMNLQELHQGDYACLAQNALGINSAKARVNVVLKQEL, from the exons ATGGCGAACGGACTTCGTTTTCTAGCTTTCCTCGCGTTCGCCGTCTGCTTGGCGGCGGCGAAAGATGTCACCGGGAAGGAGCAAGGGGTCTGCGGTCAGTGCAGACCGGAACGATGTCCCAAACTGATCAAATGTATCGCCGGCATCACTAAAGATAGATGCGGTTGTTGCGATGTCTGCGCCCTGAAAGAAGGAGAAGTTTGCGATCATCCTCAGGCTCCGAATCGACACGTGAAAGATCTAAACTGCGGGGAAAATCTCGAATGTCGCCTGCGAGATGACCTCGACGAGACGTCAAAGCCACAGGGTCTGTGTTTGTGTAAATACAGCGACATTTTATGCGGCTCCGACGGGCAGACGTACGAAAGTGTTTGTCAGCTGTCCGAAAAGTCGTTGACGTCGGGCAAGAAGATCCGAGTTCAGCATCCTGGTCCGTGTAGAACTG TTCCAGTAATCGTCACCGGCCCGAAGAACGTTCGCAACACAACAGGTTCGGACATATACATGTCCTGCGAGGCGAAAGGATTCCCGATCCCGACGATCGAATGGACCTGGACCAATGCGAACAAGGAAACAATTTATCTACCGA GTGACGATCTTCACGTCTCGGTTAATTCGCGTGGCGGTCCTGATAGATTCGAGGTGACTGGTTGGCTTCAGATCATGAATCTGCAAGAACTACACCAGGGCGACTACGCGTGTTTGGCCCAGAACGCGCTGGGAATCAACTCCGCCAAGGCGCGGGTCAACGTCGTGTTGAAACAAG aaTTGTGA
- the LOC141899016 gene encoding cytochrome P450 26A1-like, whose product MESDDNVLILYSSQTTYPTLVVRFISSILTPIILVFFVQRLWRYYNLSTADSSSDLPLPPGSFGLPFIGETLNLILGADEFFKKRRTELGNVYKTHLLGQPTVRVIGRENVRKILLGENKLVTTWWPASTRRLMGTGALSHSVGIIHRKRRKLIAKAFTHDALERYCRPMQRAIKRHVIRWCEDGYILGYQEAKYLTFALAARVLLGFHFTRRDIGQLLAVFNDLVDNLFSLPYNIPGSGFHKGMKAREKLLETIEKQIVERMNSPEDHDDALWLLMNASDDDGTKLSMMELKEACLELLFAGHETTASAACTTMMQLAQKPEVVQKIQAELEEHAVDDVEGMKYDELHRLTYLNRVIKEVLRVAPPVGAGFRKAIKTFEIDGMQVPKGWSVAYSIRDTQCTSKLFENVSDFDPDRWSKLSNNDQDSAHFDYLPFGGGPRACVGREYAGVLLKTLTIALVQNSVWSMQNEKPKMKLIPVPHPIDGLPLEFTEAEQIFRPRSHTV is encoded by the exons gtatCCGACGCTTGTGGTGAGGTTTATCTCGTCGATTCTAACGCCGATCATTCTCGTATTCTTCGTACAACGTCTCTGGCGATACTATAACCTGAGCACAGCTGACAGCTCTTCTGATTTACCACTGCCGCCTGGAAGTTTTGGTCTTCCGTTTATCGGCGAAACACTCAATCTAATACTCGGG GcggatgaatttttcaagaaaCGACGAACGGAATTGGGCAACGTTTACAAGACGCATTTGCTCGGGCAGCCGACGGTGCGGGTGATCGGCCGCGAAAACGTCCGCAAGATACTGCTCGGCGAAAATAAACTGGTGACGACCTGGTGGCCGGCGAGTACGCGACGACTGATGGGAACCGGGGCTCTTTCCCACTCGGTCGGCATCATACATCGTAAACGGCGTAAACTGATCGCGAAGGCGTTCACCCACGACGCGCTGGAGAGATACTGCCGACCGATGCAACGGGCTATCAAACGCCACGTGATTAGATGGTGCGAAGACGGCTATATACTCGGCTATCAGGAAGCGAAATATCTAACTTTCGCTCTGGCTGCGCGAGTGCTGCTGGGATTTCATTTTACGCGACGCGACATCGGTCAGTTGCTGGCCGTATTCAACGATCTGGTCGACAATCTATTTTCGCTGCCGTACAACATACCAGGTAGCGGATTTCACAAG GGAATGAAAGCTAGGGAAAAGCTACTCGAAACGATCGAGAAACAAATTGTTGAACGAATGAACTCGCCCGAAGACCACGACGACGCGCTGTGGCTTTTGATGAACGCCTCGGACGACGATGGTACTAAATTGTCGATGATGGAGTTGAAAGAAGCTTGTTTGGAGCTGTTGTTCGCCGGTCACGAGACCACCGCCAGTGCGGCCTGTACGACGATGATGCAACTGGCTCAGAAACCGGAAGTCGTGCAGAAAATCCAAGCCGAACTCGAGGAGCACGCGGTCGACGACGTTGAAGGAATGAAATACGACGAGCTCCATCGTTTGACCTATTTGAACCGAGTGATTAAAGAGGTCCTGCGAGTAGCGCCCCCTGTAGGAGCGGGATTCCGAAAAGCTATTAAAACGTTTGAAATTGAT ggtatgCAAGTTCCAAAAGGATGGTCAGTGGCATACAGCATTAGAGACACTCAGTGTACGAGCAAACTTTTCGAAAACGTTTCGGACTTCGACCCGGATCGTTGGTCGAAACTGTCGAACAACGACCAAGACTCCGCGCATTTCGACTACTTGCCGTTCGGAGGCGGCCCGCGAGCGTGCGTCGGACGCGAATACGCCGGCGTCCTGTTGAAAACGTTGACGATCGCCCTGGTGCAGAACTCCGTATGGAGCATGCAGAACGAAaagccgaaaatgaaactgattCCGGTGCCGCATCCGATCGACGGACTGCCTTTGGAGTTTACGGAGGCCGAACAGATATTTCGCCCTCGGTCGCACACCGTGTAG